The proteins below come from a single Halobacillus salinarum genomic window:
- the pyrH gene encoding UMP kinase produces the protein MRYKRILLKISGGALSGQGMENFDHTCLDHISNEVISLVESGVEVAIVVGGGNIFRGRTAETWGIDRVEADNIGTVGTVINSLMMRGVLRNKTAQEVRVMTSIPMPSVAEPYIRLKAMHHLRKGYVIILAGGNGQPLVTTDYPAVQRAVELECDAILAAKQGINGVYSADPLKEKNARLYRTLNYDDILLKNIQVMDQSALLLARDHNKPVHIFNFDQPGVMKELCNGHNLGTLVSRKASTFFEDE, from the coding sequence ATGAGGTATAAAAGAATATTGTTAAAAATCAGTGGAGGGGCATTAAGCGGCCAAGGAATGGAGAACTTTGACCACACCTGTCTAGATCATATTTCCAATGAAGTCATTTCACTTGTCGAATCAGGTGTTGAGGTTGCCATAGTCGTAGGAGGAGGCAACATTTTTCGCGGGAGGACGGCAGAAACCTGGGGGATTGATCGAGTAGAAGCAGATAACATAGGGACTGTCGGTACGGTTATTAACAGTTTAATGATGAGAGGAGTTTTGAGGAATAAGACTGCTCAGGAAGTGAGAGTGATGACTTCCATTCCGATGCCCTCTGTTGCCGAGCCGTACATTCGTTTGAAAGCAATGCATCATTTGAGGAAAGGTTACGTAATCATTCTTGCTGGAGGCAATGGCCAGCCGCTTGTGACAACAGATTATCCGGCAGTTCAGCGTGCCGTTGAATTGGAATGTGATGCCATTTTGGCAGCTAAACAAGGAATCAATGGTGTTTATTCTGCTGACCCTTTAAAAGAAAAAAATGCACGCTTGTACAGAACGCTGAATTATGATGATATTCTTTTGAAAAACATTCAAGTCATGGACCAATCTGCATTGCTGCTTGCACGTGACCATAATAAACCCGTCCATATCTTTAATTTCGACCAACCCGGAGTAATGAAGGAATTGTGTAATGGACATAATTTAGGGACGTTAGTCAGCCGAAAGGCATCAACATTTTTTGAAGATGAATAG
- a CDS encoding pyridoxal phosphate-dependent decarboxylase family protein produces MELKKIQALFPSEDGNKHDRDVFVGMISQLLEELDSKKNAEQSILGKSKDRSGDYYQQIVKTADIPQRGKSFEEVLSELSNLMEGHPYHTKNFLTNVLPMASIPGLIGQFTASLLNGNNLWDVYGPAGAEAETKVISIMSRLAGYEPEQSWGYTTWGGQGAVFTGLRIAITKQVEDALYEGVPNNLYCFSSEQAHYSLIKSAEATGLGRNKVIKVRTKQDHSLDENDLYLKMKTVIERGGIPVYVVGTTGTTDNFGIDNLKAIKETVEQVRIEHQLPPIHIHADSALGGFYCLFNSYDFESNPLDFEPAVLQGLKQITERMQYLHLADSLCFDFQKLGQTPYVTSLFLVKQKQDLDKIDLDAKESPYVGDRAYGSYHTSYTLECSRMASSISILTALNMFGVEGYQQLLANYVRVNLAFRTKLQKQLPSIAVTNPNNPGPLTAFRLYTGKPKWEEEQQGQSTLREIQEVNKLNESLFEALGKRKDEIFLGDTKKFDMVAAKDHPVEVPIYVSKLFCISPYTEVAHLDNVVAFIESTIQEVIKESELYL; encoded by the coding sequence ATGGAATTAAAGAAAATCCAAGCCTTATTTCCTAGCGAAGACGGTAATAAGCATGATCGGGACGTTTTCGTTGGTATGATCTCTCAACTTCTCGAGGAATTAGATAGTAAAAAAAATGCTGAACAGTCGATTTTAGGAAAATCGAAGGACCGCTCTGGAGATTATTATCAACAAATTGTAAAAACTGCCGATATACCTCAAAGAGGAAAAAGTTTTGAAGAGGTCTTATCGGAATTATCTAATCTTATGGAAGGCCACCCTTATCATACGAAAAACTTTCTTACTAACGTCCTTCCAATGGCAAGTATTCCGGGACTGATCGGTCAATTCACCGCCTCACTTTTGAACGGCAATAACCTTTGGGATGTTTACGGCCCTGCAGGAGCTGAAGCAGAAACGAAGGTCATTTCTATTATGTCCAGGCTTGCCGGCTATGAACCGGAACAAAGCTGGGGATATACAACTTGGGGTGGCCAGGGGGCGGTTTTTACTGGTCTGCGCATTGCCATCACTAAGCAAGTGGAGGATGCACTTTATGAAGGTGTGCCTAATAACCTGTACTGCTTTTCTTCTGAACAGGCCCACTACAGTCTTATTAAATCAGCAGAAGCTACAGGGCTTGGCAGAAATAAAGTGATTAAAGTCCGGACCAAGCAAGATCATTCATTGGATGAAAATGACCTGTATTTAAAAATGAAAACAGTGATTGAACGCGGTGGTATTCCTGTATATGTAGTAGGAACAACCGGAACTACGGATAACTTTGGCATTGACAATCTTAAAGCCATTAAAGAAACCGTCGAGCAAGTTCGCATCGAGCATCAGCTCCCACCAATACATATTCATGCTGATTCTGCTTTGGGAGGCTTTTATTGTTTATTTAATTCCTATGACTTTGAGTCTAACCCGCTCGATTTTGAACCAGCTGTTCTACAAGGCCTAAAACAAATCACTGAAAGGATGCAGTACCTGCATTTAGCAGACAGCCTCTGTTTCGATTTCCAAAAATTAGGTCAGACCCCCTATGTAACCAGCCTTTTCTTAGTGAAGCAGAAACAGGATTTAGATAAAATCGACCTCGATGCCAAAGAATCTCCTTATGTAGGAGACCGTGCTTACGGAAGCTATCACACAAGCTATACGTTGGAATGTTCTAGAATGGCAAGCTCCATTTCAATTCTTACTGCCCTTAATATGTTTGGTGTCGAAGGATATCAACAGCTGCTTGCCAACTACGTACGGGTGAATTTGGCTTTCAGAACGAAATTACAAAAGCAGCTGCCTTCCATTGCGGTGACTAATCCGAACAACCCAGGACCGCTGACGGCCTTCCGCCTATATACCGGTAAACCTAAATGGGAGGAAGAACAGCAAGGGCAGTCTACTCTCAGGGAAATTCAAGAGGTCAATAAGTTGAACGAGTCTTTATTTGAGGCTCTCGGAAAAAGAAAAGATGAGATCTTTCTTGGAGATACGAAAAAGTTCGATATGGTTGCCGCTAAAGATCATCCGGTAGAAGTACCCATCTATGTTTCTAAACTATTTTGCATTTCCCCTTATACAGAAGTGGCCCATTTAGACAATGTCGTTGCTTTCATTGAATCGACCATCCAGGAAGTAATAAAGGAGAGCGAATTATACTTATGA
- a CDS encoding methyl-accepting chemotaxis protein, with product MLVFAALFSSAIYLFSGYIVKEYLQPSFEDSLKIQMQDFTHGIDKEMITKAYNGDSQALSSLQQYLNQYKKENDVANAYILGKKQDQTFIVAISDMEDTMVDYDFVPEMTAAIGGESALSDIYSDEYGTYKSYFAPIDGVNAIFGLDKDAGFINQLKNYNLILTLILGGLMLLAGIAMAWIISKMISKPIKTISAHAEVVAAGNLSVAELNQNRNDELGDLAAHFNQMVADLRTMILEVGSQSDHVASTSEELSASAEETSQSISEASHMVQQISMASSDQQQRLVELEDSSELLSTHMQELTKETAATSQLSEDAADVANQGTDSIRTAIDQMTIIDENVSKSADVVAKLHTESKEIADIVMTISAIAEQTNLLALNASIEAARAGAEGQGFAVVAEEVRKLAEESSKAASEIQSKTLQIQSQAENSVEVMTVGYTATKSGLTAINEANDAFTNILSTTEQSREKLASIQEPLEEMNKKIQTNASTIKEVTATTNEMFERIKGISETSEEQTAVVQEIASASETLSSMAEDLQLTIQKFNTDQVNPEVLQISEADRKSREIDQKQAI from the coding sequence ATGCTTGTATTCGCTGCGTTATTCAGCAGTGCAATTTACCTGTTTTCAGGTTATATCGTGAAAGAATACCTTCAGCCAAGTTTTGAAGATTCCTTGAAAATTCAAATGCAGGATTTCACGCACGGGATAGATAAAGAGATGATCACTAAAGCCTATAACGGAGATTCTCAAGCACTGAGCAGTTTACAGCAGTACTTAAATCAATATAAAAAAGAAAATGACGTCGCCAATGCTTACATTTTAGGAAAGAAACAGGATCAAACCTTTATTGTAGCCATTAGTGACATGGAAGACACAATGGTGGATTACGATTTTGTACCGGAAATGACAGCCGCTATCGGCGGAGAGAGTGCGTTGAGTGATATTTACAGTGATGAATACGGGACGTACAAATCTTACTTTGCACCCATTGATGGCGTAAATGCGATTTTTGGGCTTGATAAAGATGCTGGTTTTATCAATCAGCTGAAAAATTACAACCTCATCCTGACGCTTATCTTGGGAGGATTAATGCTTCTTGCCGGGATAGCCATGGCGTGGATTATTTCAAAAATGATTTCAAAGCCTATCAAAACTATATCAGCCCATGCGGAAGTAGTCGCTGCCGGCAACCTCTCAGTTGCAGAGCTTAATCAGAACAGAAATGACGAATTAGGGGACTTGGCTGCTCACTTCAACCAAATGGTTGCTGATTTAAGGACCATGATTCTAGAGGTAGGCAGCCAGTCAGATCACGTCGCTTCTACTTCTGAGGAACTTTCTGCAAGCGCAGAAGAAACGAGCCAGTCAATAAGTGAAGCGAGCCATATGGTCCAGCAGATCTCTATGGCTTCCAGTGACCAGCAGCAGCGCTTAGTTGAATTAGAGGATAGTTCTGAACTTCTTTCAACACACATGCAGGAACTTACGAAAGAGACAGCAGCAACTTCCCAATTGTCAGAAGACGCAGCTGATGTGGCAAATCAAGGAACGGACTCTATTCGTACGGCAATCGACCAGATGACGATTATCGATGAAAATGTAAGTAAATCTGCAGATGTAGTAGCAAAGCTTCATACTGAGTCGAAAGAAATTGCGGATATCGTTATGACGATTTCAGCTATTGCAGAGCAGACGAACTTATTGGCTTTGAATGCATCCATTGAAGCAGCACGAGCCGGCGCGGAAGGACAAGGTTTTGCAGTAGTAGCTGAAGAAGTCAGAAAGCTTGCTGAAGAATCATCTAAAGCCGCCAGTGAAATTCAATCCAAAACGCTTCAGATTCAAAGCCAGGCTGAGAATTCTGTAGAAGTGATGACCGTTGGTTATACAGCTACAAAAAGCGGTTTAACAGCGATAAATGAAGCCAATGATGCGTTTACAAACATTTTAAGCACCACAGAGCAGTCACGTGAAAAACTGGCTTCTATACAGGAACCGCTTGAGGAAATGAATAAAAAAATTCAAACGAATGCATCTACTATTAAAGAGGTTACCGCTACAACGAACGAAATGTTCGAGAGAATTAAAGGAATTTCTGAGACCAGTGAAGAACAAACGGCGGTAGTTCAAGAAATAGCCTCTGCCTCAGAAACTCTATCTTCTATGGCAGAAGATCTTCAGTTGACTATTCAGAAGTTTAATACGGATCAAGTTAATCCCGAGGTTCTTCAAATATCCGAAGCAGACAGAAAATCACGAGAGATAGACCAGAAGCAAGCCATATAA